A portion of the Camelus ferus isolate YT-003-E chromosome 16, BCGSAC_Cfer_1.0, whole genome shotgun sequence genome contains these proteins:
- the CCDC200 gene encoding coiled-coil domain-containing protein 200 yields MGSAYHWEARRRQMALDRRRWLMAQQQQQQQEQELKKLQEDEHQSEKKTQPSRQSRQESQPSPVQSQSPTAQPPPPPQVPEQPQPQVPEQPQPPPPPPPPPSSPPQPNQRNAQDLLTQLTSQCILQDSKRPDPQLGSVGTHQAGGQSNLFNKDTFQGEMTDPQGTGFRKSFQSSPDKCTKYPRLTSRDYTQQW; encoded by the exons ATGGGCAGTGCTTACCACTGGGAGGCCCGTCGCAGGCAGATGGCTTTGGACAGGAGGAGGTGGCTGatggcccagcagcagcagcagcagcaagagcaA GAACTGAAGAAACTCCAAGAGGATGAACACCAATCTGAGAAAAAAACCCAGCCATCTCGGCAGTCGCGGCAGGAGTCGCAGCCATCCCCGGTGCAATCACAGTCGCCAACGGCGCAACCGCCGCCGCCTCCGCAGGTACCGGAGCAGCCGCAGCCGCAGGTACCGGAgcagccgcagccgccgccgccgccgccgcctccgccgtcATCGCCGCCTCAGCCAAACCAACGAAATGCTCAAGACCTTCTTACTCAGCTCACCTCCCAGTGCATTCTCCAGGATTCCAAAAGGCCAGATCCCCAGCTTGGCTCGGTGGGGACCCATCAAGCTGGAGGGCAATCCAACCTCTTTAACAAGGACACATTCCAAGGAGAGATGACTGATCCTCAAGGTACTG GTTTCAGGAAATCATTCCAATCTAGCCCAGATAAATGCACCAAGTACCCACGATTGACG TCAAGGGATTACACACAGCAGTGGTGA